The Rugosibacter aromaticivorans region GGAAAAATTCTGATTGAAGAAGGCGGACAGATATGTGGAGACATTCAGTCAACTGCTGCTAGCACGAGCTCCCTGGCAGTCAAGGCAGAGTCCGGAATGGTGGTAATTGCGGCGCGGGCATAAGATTTTGTTTGCCAGCCTATCTGGTAATGATCTATCCGGCTGCCGTGCGCAGCCGGATCATACAAAATGAGTCCTTGATTTTGATGTAGTAAGGCTGCATATTGACGGGTGCAGATACTGCACCCGTCAATTATTTTCAGGAGACTCAGATGAAATTACGCATGGTGGCCTTGTTTTCATTTCTCGCCTTAATGCTTTCTGGTTGTGGCTACAACCAGGTGCAGGTAAACGATGAGCAGGTGAATGCTGCCTGGTCTGAGGTACTAAATCAATATCAACGTCGTGCCGACTTGATCCCGAATCTAGTCGCTACTGTGCAGGGTTATGCCTCACATGAAAAAGAAGTGCTAACGCGGGTAACCGAGGCGCGAGCTAATGTCGCCGGATTGAAAGCCACGCCTGAGCTGATCAACGATGAAGCGGCTTTTGCTAAATTTCAAAAAGCGCAAAGTGAGTTGGGTGGTGCGCTGGCACGACTTTTAGTGGTCGCTGAAAACTATCCCAACCTGAAAGCCGATGCAAGCTTTCGTGACCTGCAGGCGCAACTGGAAGGAACAGAAAATCGCATCACCGTCGCGCGTAATCGCTACATCAAGTCGGTACAGGATTACAACGTGTCAGTACGCGTCTTTCCTAATAACTTAACGGCCATGCTTATGGGCTGGAAACCCAAAGCCAACTTTACCGTTGAGCATGAAAAAGCCATTGCCACACCACCGCGTGTGCAGTTTGGCACAGCCGCACCCTCGGCACCAGGCAACTAACGAGGTTGATGATGAAGCTGTTGCGTTGGACGCGAGCATTGCTGGTTGCGGTGCTTGCTCTGGTAACCTTGGTTGCCTCGGTTACCATGGCCGGGTTGCTGCCAGTTGCCTGGGCGGGTGATGGATTGCTTGCTTTGCCACCGCTAACCCAGCGTGTGACAGATCTGACCGGTACATTAACCGTACCTCAGCGCGCTGTACTGGAAGAGAAGCTGAGCGCTTTTGAGCAGAAAAAAGGGGCGCAAATCGCCGTGTTGCTGGCGCCGACTTTTCAGCCGGAAAGCATTGAACAGTTCGGTATACGACTGGCAGAGGCGTGGAAGATTGGTCGCCAAGGCGTGGATGATGGCGTCATTCTGCTCATCGCCAAAGATGACCGGCAGTTACGCATCGAGGTGGGTTACGGGTTGGAAGGGGCGTTGAATGATGCGACGGCGAAGCGCATTATTAGCGAGGTGATTACGCCGCGCTTTCGCGCGGGGGATTATTTCGGCGGTATTGATGCCGGCGTCACGGCAATCCAAACCGTTATTGAGGGCGAATCTTTGCCTCCGCCAAGCGCCCGCTCATCCCCCAGCAGGGGTGGTCAGCTTGAGGGCGGGTTGCTGCCGTTGCTGGCGGGCGCCGCGTTTTTTGCTCCCCTGTTAAACCGCTTACTGGGCTTGGGTGGTTCATTACTTGCCGCAGGCATCGGTGTGCTGATCGGCGGCTGGTTGCTGGGCTCGTGGCTCATTGGTTTAACGTTCGGCGCCTTTGTGCTGTTCTTTTCTTTTATGCGCGGTGGGTCGGGCATAGGCGGCATGGGTAGCGGCTCCGGGGGGTTTGGTAGTGGTGGTTTTAGCGGTGGCGGCGGTGGCTTTGGCGGCGGCGGCGCATCGGGGAGATGGTGAAATGAATCTGCAACGCGTGTTTACTCATTTGCTCACCCCAGGATGGTTCGCGCAGCGCGTTTTTCGTCCCGCTGATTTAACGGCGATTGCCTCTGCTGTGGCCGCTTCTGAAAAAAACCATCGTGGCGAGTTGCGGTTTGTTTTTGAAGGGCCATTGCCATTTTCTGCACTGTGGCATGATTTTCCTGTGCGGCGTCGGGCGATGCAGCTATTTGCTCAGTTAGGCGTGTGGGACACAGAAGAAAACAGCGGCATATTGATCTATGTGCAGCTCATTGATCGCAAAGTAGAGATTCTTGCCGATCGAGGCATTGCGCAACGCGTGCCGCAAGCTCAATGGGATGCTTTGTGTCGTGGCTTGGAAGCCGCGTTTGGGCAGAAGGACTACCGCCGTGGTGTGCTGCAAACCATCACAAAAGCCAGCGAGTTGTTGGTGCAGCACTTTCCGGCACGAACAGAAAACCCGAACGAATTACCCAACAGACCTGTACGACTGTAACTGCGAGACTATAACCGCACGGATTTAGGCGGCTCGGGCTTGCTTTGCACTTTACGTTCTATAGCGCGCCATCATCCAGGTGTACGACATCGTCATGTTCACGCTGGTTTGCCTGATGGTGGCGCATCACCAGCCACATGCTGCTGATGACGAAAAATGCAAAGAGCGCAATGATCCAATAGATCGAAAGCTGTATCCCCAGCAGAGCGGAATACAGGGAAGTCATTATCAGAATGGATAGGTTTTCATTAAAGTTCTGCACCGCAATCGAGTGCCCGGAACCCATCAAAATATGCCCTCGATGTTGTAGCAAGGCATTCATTGGCACCACAAAAAAACCGGATAGCATGCCAATGAAAAGCAGCAGGATCGATGCCACCACGATGTGGTGCACAAAAATCATGCTCATGACCACCACGCCCATAGCGATGCCCATGGGAATGACACGCACTGATTTGCGCAAGGTAATCATGCGTGCCGCCAGCACCGCACCAATGGCCACGCCAACGGCCACCACGCCTTGCAGCAAGGTGGCTTTTGAGAGATCCATGTTCAGGGCAATTTTGGCCCAGTCCAGCACCAGAAACTGCAACGTTGCGCCCGCACCCCAAAACAGCGTGGTAACGGCCAGAGAGATTCTGCCGAGCCGATCATGCCATAACAGTTTAAAGCAGTGCGTGAACTCGTGGATCAGGTAAATGGGGTTGTTCTTGATGGCCTTGTGGTCAACCCCGGTGTCGGGCACATACAGATTAAAAACTGCTGCCAAAAGATATAAACCCCCCGTCACTGCCAGACTCACTTCGCCCGCGGTATTGATGCCGGTATCAATCAATGGGAAGTCAAACGCCAGCAAGAACTGCGCAATATCCGGCCTGATCAACAGACCGCCGAGCGCCACACCTAGAATAATGGCCAGCACGGTAAGCCCTTCGATCCAGCCATTGGCAACCACCAACAGGCGGTGGGGCAGGTATTCGGTCACGATACCGTATTTGGCGGGCGAATAGGCGGCTGCGCCCAGCCCGACCACGGCATAGGCAAGCAGCGGATGTACGTCAAAAAACATCAGGCTGCAGCCAAAAATCTTGATGCCATTGCTGATGAACATGACCCGCCATTTCGGCATGGAATCGGCAAAAGCACCGACAAAGGCCGCCAGCAGAACATACGAAACGGTAAATGACGTCTTAAGTAGTGGTGTGTATTCCAGCGGGGCCTGCATGGCGTGCAACATGCCAATGGCAGCAATCAGCAGGACATTGTCGGCCAGTGCAGAAAAAAACTGCGCGGCCATGATGACATAAAAACCTAACTTCATGGATAGGATGCGTAGGGTGCGAAGGAGGCGGTGTGCAGAAAAAAATCAGGCACTAAGTCAAACACTAAATAGAACACCGAGTCAGATACGCGACCGTGATTAAAAGTTGCGGTTTTATAGCACGAAAGCCGTGGCAAGGATATGACGCTCTTGCATAAGCACGCGGCTGTTGGTGCCAAGCCGAGCTATTTTGTGATTGAATTGCACCCTTGACCCAGCGGTGTAATTCCACGTCACCTCACTCCTACTGATCACATGTCCCGACCGATTCATGCGTACCTTGACTGGGCTGCATTACGCCACAACCATGCCAGGGTTCGCCAGGTGGCGAATCATTCGAACATTTGGAGTGTAATCAAGGCCAATGCCTATGGCCATCGCGTGTTATCCGTTGCGCGTGCGTTACAAAAGGTGACTAATGGCTTTGCGCTGATTGAACTGGACAGTGCCATCGCACTGCGAAAAGCCGGCATCCGCCAGCCGATTTTGCTGCTGGAAGGTTTTTATCAGCCGGACGAACTGCCGCTGTTGGCCAAGTGGGAGCTGACGCCCGTGCTGCATGCGCTGTGGCAGGTGGATGCGCTGATTGCCGCTCCGTTGCGCTTGCCGGTGTATCTGAAGCTGGACACGGGCATGCACCGGCTGGGATTTACCGCCGCCGAGTTTGAAAATGTGTTGGCGCGGCTCGAAGCTGCTGGCTGTGCAACATCGATTACCGTGATGACACATTTTGCCGATGCCGATGAAGACCGTGGCATCGCAGCGCAGATGAGCCATTTGCATTCCATGATCAATGGGCGTGAGTTCCCGCTGTCGCTGGCAAATTCTGCCGCGCTGCTGCGCTTTCCTGAAAGCCAGGCCGACTGGGTGCGGCCCGGCATCATGTTATATGGCGCATCGCCCTTTCCGACACGGCAGAGTGCGGCTGAATTGGATCTGCGTCCGGTGATGACGCTGGCTAGCGAGCTGATCAGCGTGCGCGACATCACGGCGGGGAACCGCGTGGGGTATGGTGGAACTTTCGTTGCCGAGCAGCCTATGCGCATCGGCATCGTGGCCTGCGGTTATGCCGATGGCTACCCGCGCCATGCGCCGACAGGCACGCCGGTGCTGGTGGCAGGGCAACGCACGCGCACGCTGGGTCGCGTGTCGATGGATAAGCTCTGCGTGGATTTAACCGGGCTCGAAAAAGTCGGCGCTGGTGAGGCGGTGACATTGTGGGGCGAAGGCCTGCCTGCAGATGATGTGGCCACGGCGGCAGGCACCGTGGCGTATGAATTGTTTTGCGCCCTGGCGCCGCGCGTGCCGATCATCGAAGTGAATCAATGAATTGAAAGTCGCAAAAATGGCTAAACCAAAATCCGTTTATTCGTGCACCGAGTGTGGCGCCACCGCGCCGAAATGGCAGGGCCAGTGCCCCGGTTGCGGGCAATGGAACACGCTGGTCGAAGCGGTAATGGAAGCAGCCACACCGGCCGGGCGCAGTTTTGCGTCGCTTGCCGGGGTGAGTAACTTGCAAACCCTGGCCAAGATTCGTCCGCGCGAAGAGCCGCGCCAGCCGACGGGCATAGAAGAATTCGACCGCGTGCTGGGCGGCGGTCTGGTCGCCGGCGGCGTGGTGCTGATCGGCGGCGACCCCGGTATCGGTAAATCCACCTTGCTGCTGCAAGCCCTGGCACGTCTGGCGCAGACCAATGAAAACGTGTTGTATGTCTCAGGCGAGGAATCGGCCGAGCAAGTGGCCTTGCGCTCGCAGCGTCTGCAACTGGATGTGGGCGGCATGCAAATCCTGACCGAAATCAATCTGGAAAAAATTCTCGCCGCGCTGATTGACGCACGCCCTGTCGTGGCGGTGATTGATTCGATTCAAACCCTGTGGTCGGACGCCCTGCAATCCGCGCCGGGGTCGGTGGCGCAAGTGCGTGAATGCTCGGCGCAGCTCACGCGCTTTGCCAAGCAAAGCGGCACCTGCATCATTCTCGTCGGCCACGTCACCAAAGATGGCTCGCTTGCCGGGCCGCGCGTGCTCGAACACATAGTGGACACCGTGTTGTATTTCGAGGGTGATACGCATTCGAGTTTTCGTCTGGTGCGCGCGTTCAAAAATCGCTTCGGCGCGGTGAATGAACTCGGCGTGTTCGCCATGACAGAAAAAGGCTTGCGCGGCGTGTCCAACCCGTCGGCCTTGTTCCTGTCGCAACACTCGCTGGATGTTGCCGGTTCCTGCGTGCTGGTCACGCAGGAAGGCACGCGTCCTTTGCTGGTCGAAATCCAGGCGTTGGTCGATACGGCGTTTGGTAATCCACGGCGCTTGACCGTGGGGCTGGAGCAGAATCGGCTGGCGATGCTGCTGGCCGTATTGCATCGCCATGCCGGCGTGGTGTGTTCCGATCAGGATGTGTTCGTCAATGCCGTTGGCGGCGTAAAAATTGCGGAACCGGCGGCTGACTTGGCCGTGCTGCTGGCGATTGTTTCATCGCTCAGAAACAAGCCGCTGCCCGGCAAACTCGTGGTGTTTGGCGAAATTGGCCTGGCCGGTGAAATCCGCCCCGCCCCGCGCGGGCAGGAGCGACTGAAAGAAGCCGCCAAGCTCGGCTTCACCCACGCGATGGTGCCCAAAGCCAATGCGCCCAAGCAGGCAATCAAGGGCATTGAAGTGATTGCGGTGGATCGGGTGGAAGAGGCGATTGAGAAAATGCGGGGGGAGTAGGGCATTGACTTCTATCGCTTGACGGACTGATACCTAATTGAGTATAAAGCTAACTCTGACGATCCATCCTGATGCTGCCGATGACATCCGGCGTTTGATGCAAAGTGACCGATTTGCGGCTGGTAAGGTAGTGGCTTTGCTGCAACAGGCCAAGGCTGATCCGAAGGTTATTGACTCCTTGCTGGAGCACGGTTTCGGAGCCGACCATGCAGCTGCTTACCATGTCAGTAAATGGCTTGAGTTATTTAAGATTGGATACAACATTTGGCGGTTGAAAATATGGATTGAACCGAAGGGGAGCCTGCGCTATCGTATCGTTTATGCATATGAGCCCAAGTCTTTGCAATATCACGTCCTTGCCATCGTTCATCGAGACTTCGACTACAAAACAGATCATGAAATCACAAAACGCATTCTCAAAGCCTATAACGACCTTGGCATCACAATTCACTGAGGTCTTTAAGGAAAAAACAACG contains the following coding sequences:
- a CDS encoding LemA family protein, which gives rise to MKLRMVALFSFLALMLSGCGYNQVQVNDEQVNAAWSEVLNQYQRRADLIPNLVATVQGYASHEKEVLTRVTEARANVAGLKATPELINDEAAFAKFQKAQSELGGALARLLVVAENYPNLKADASFRDLQAQLEGTENRITVARNRYIKSVQDYNVSVRVFPNNLTAMLMGWKPKANFTVEHEKAIATPPRVQFGTAAPSAPGN
- a CDS encoding TPM domain-containing protein, giving the protein MMKLLRWTRALLVAVLALVTLVASVTMAGLLPVAWAGDGLLALPPLTQRVTDLTGTLTVPQRAVLEEKLSAFEQKKGAQIAVLLAPTFQPESIEQFGIRLAEAWKIGRQGVDDGVILLIAKDDRQLRIEVGYGLEGALNDATAKRIISEVITPRFRAGDYFGGIDAGVTAIQTVIEGESLPPPSARSSPSRGGQLEGGLLPLLAGAAFFAPLLNRLLGLGGSLLAAGIGVLIGGWLLGSWLIGLTFGAFVLFFSFMRGGSGIGGMGSGSGGFGSGGFSGGGGGFGGGGASGRW
- a CDS encoding TPM domain-containing protein, translating into MNLQRVFTHLLTPGWFAQRVFRPADLTAIASAVAASEKNHRGELRFVFEGPLPFSALWHDFPVRRRAMQLFAQLGVWDTEENSGILIYVQLIDRKVEILADRGIAQRVPQAQWDALCRGLEAAFGQKDYRRGVLQTITKASELLVQHFPARTENPNELPNRPVRL
- the lplT gene encoding lysophospholipid transporter LplT — translated: MKLGFYVIMAAQFFSALADNVLLIAAIGMLHAMQAPLEYTPLLKTSFTVSYVLLAAFVGAFADSMPKWRVMFISNGIKIFGCSLMFFDVHPLLAYAVVGLGAAAYSPAKYGIVTEYLPHRLLVVANGWIEGLTVLAIILGVALGGLLIRPDIAQFLLAFDFPLIDTGINTAGEVSLAVTGGLYLLAAVFNLYVPDTGVDHKAIKNNPIYLIHEFTHCFKLLWHDRLGRISLAVTTLFWGAGATLQFLVLDWAKIALNMDLSKATLLQGVVAVGVAIGAVLAARMITLRKSVRVIPMGIAMGVVVMSMIFVHHIVVASILLLFIGMLSGFFVVPMNALLQHRGHILMGSGHSIAVQNFNENLSILIMTSLYSALLGIQLSIYWIIALFAFFVISSMWLVMRHHQANQREHDDVVHLDDGAL
- the alr gene encoding alanine racemase, yielding MSRPIHAYLDWAALRHNHARVRQVANHSNIWSVIKANAYGHRVLSVARALQKVTNGFALIELDSAIALRKAGIRQPILLLEGFYQPDELPLLAKWELTPVLHALWQVDALIAAPLRLPVYLKLDTGMHRLGFTAAEFENVLARLEAAGCATSITVMTHFADADEDRGIAAQMSHLHSMINGREFPLSLANSAALLRFPESQADWVRPGIMLYGASPFPTRQSAAELDLRPVMTLASELISVRDITAGNRVGYGGTFVAEQPMRIGIVACGYADGYPRHAPTGTPVLVAGQRTRTLGRVSMDKLCVDLTGLEKVGAGEAVTLWGEGLPADDVATAAGTVAYELFCALAPRVPIIEVNQ
- the radA gene encoding DNA repair protein RadA, which codes for MAKPKSVYSCTECGATAPKWQGQCPGCGQWNTLVEAVMEAATPAGRSFASLAGVSNLQTLAKIRPREEPRQPTGIEEFDRVLGGGLVAGGVVLIGGDPGIGKSTLLLQALARLAQTNENVLYVSGEESAEQVALRSQRLQLDVGGMQILTEINLEKILAALIDARPVVAVIDSIQTLWSDALQSAPGSVAQVRECSAQLTRFAKQSGTCIILVGHVTKDGSLAGPRVLEHIVDTVLYFEGDTHSSFRLVRAFKNRFGAVNELGVFAMTEKGLRGVSNPSALFLSQHSLDVAGSCVLVTQEGTRPLLVEIQALVDTAFGNPRRLTVGLEQNRLAMLLAVLHRHAGVVCSDQDVFVNAVGGVKIAEPAADLAVLLAIVSSLRNKPLPGKLVVFGEIGLAGEIRPAPRGQERLKEAAKLGFTHAMVPKANAPKQAIKGIEVIAVDRVEEAIEKMRGE